The proteins below are encoded in one region of Halorarum halophilum:
- a CDS encoding rhodanese-like domain-containing protein: MTDRNPTRRRVVQATGAAALFGLAGCSGNDGDPTETETETSELQSTGTDTPTSTGTGGGDSSELTGPKNGDELPKDSNPEDGYPPEFENVPEERNIDPSSFNTLQRGGMEIKLVPTDVAYYWYVRGEARFADTRSESEFEVSHIFGSVLSPAGDGVDLPDDPVLEWPQEDRIITYCDCPHHLASLRAASLKNRGYKEVYALDKGFGDWRERNFPLAGTDPGRMPTVRVINGKTPQQHEGEFAWAYHEGSDQREAVPIQADGSYELRTKFVDVDGQSTVRVETPAYTVTGTFSELTSGTITADGTVSSSGGGTSTTTGNSTMGNSTATGNGTATGTDDSFDLRNLFR; encoded by the coding sequence ATGACGGACCGAAACCCGACCCGCAGGCGAGTCGTCCAGGCGACCGGCGCTGCCGCGCTGTTCGGCCTCGCCGGTTGTTCCGGTAACGACGGCGACCCGACCGAGACCGAGACCGAGACGTCCGAACTCCAGTCGACGGGGACGGACACCCCGACGTCGACCGGCACCGGCGGGGGGGACTCCTCCGAGCTGACCGGGCCGAAGAACGGCGACGAGCTTCCCAAGGACTCGAACCCCGAGGACGGCTACCCGCCGGAGTTCGAGAACGTCCCGGAGGAGCGGAACATCGACCCGTCGAGCTTCAACACGCTCCAGCGCGGCGGCATGGAGATCAAACTGGTCCCCACCGACGTGGCCTACTACTGGTACGTCCGGGGGGAGGCCCGGTTCGCCGACACCCGGAGCGAGAGCGAGTTCGAGGTCTCGCACATCTTCGGCTCCGTCCTGAGCCCGGCCGGCGACGGCGTCGACCTGCCGGACGACCCCGTGCTCGAGTGGCCCCAGGAGGACCGCATCATCACCTACTGCGACTGCCCGCACCACCTCGCGTCGCTCCGCGCGGCCTCGCTGAAGAACCGCGGCTACAAGGAGGTGTACGCGCTCGATAAGGGGTTCGGCGACTGGCGCGAGCGTAACTTCCCGCTCGCCGGGACGGACCCCGGCCGCATGCCGACGGTTCGCGTCATCAACGGCAAGACCCCCCAGCAGCACGAGGGCGAGTTCGCGTGGGCGTACCACGAGGGCTCCGACCAGCGGGAGGCGGTCCCCATCCAGGCCGACGGCAGCTACGAACTCCGGACCAAGTTCGTCGACGTGGACGGCCAGTCGACGGTCCGGGTCGAGACGCCGGCCTACACCGTGACCGGGACGTTCTCGGAGCTGACGAGCGGCACGATCACGGCGGACGGCACCGTGTCCTCGTCCGGCGGCGGCACGAGCACGACGACCGGGAACTCCACCATGGGGAACTCGACCGCCACCGGGAACGGGACGGCGACCGGGACGGACGACAGCTTCGACCTCCGGAACCTCTTCCGCTGA